From Archaeoglobus sulfaticallidus PM70-1:
CATGCTCCCCTTTATGGGCATCATCTCGTCTTTTGTATGCTAAATGCACATCTCCTGGACCGGCAAGTTTCTCAAGATATTCAGGAATCCCTATGTCTTTCAGGATAACTTTCCCTGCAACATTGCTTGCCTTCAGCAATCCCGGCTTGTATTTGTGGAAGGTTATGGTTACATCTGCTATGACACAGATGTCATACTCTCCAGTATCTGGATTCAATCCGGTGGGGACATCAACAGCGACAACAAAAGAGTCGGAGGAGTTGATAAGCTCGACAGCCGTGCTGTAAGGCTCCCTTAGCCTGCCCTTAACTCCAGTTCCGAGCATGGCATCAACGATTATGTCAAATTCATCATCCAGTTCGATATCCGGGTTTCTGATCTCCTTAATCCTGCACACTTTTTTGATCAGCTGAAAATTTCTTTTCGCTATATCTGTCTTGATCTCGCTTTCCTTCCCAAGAAGGAAAACGGTTATGTCAAAACCTCTCAGATGTCTGACCGCAACAAATGCGTCTCCACCATTGTTCCCAAGCCCTGAAAAGATCAGGATTTTTTTATCCTTTCCAAACTTTCTTATCTCCTCAGCGAGCCCCCTGCCAGCATTCTCCATCAACTGGAGCCTGCTAAGACCGTGGTACTCACAGTTGGTGTCTATTGCAGACATCTCAGAGGATTTTATTGTATAGGTCATATCTTCCATTTTTATCGCTGGTCGTGCCGGTATTACCAACTTCTCACGGCTATGGCTTTATGATCTTGCTATCTGTTGTTGTGAATCTCGCCCCAAAGCTCGCGTGCATTATGAACCTGTAGTTCTCTATATCCGGCTTACCATCAGCGAAGCCATCTCCCTCGCTGGCATGAAGTATCTCTCCAACATAGAATGTGTGGTCTCCCGTCTGAACTGCATCGACAACCCTGCATTCCAGATTTGCCTGGCACTCCTTTATCGATGGTGTGCTGACTTTTTCAGATTTCACAAAAGTTAAGCTTAGCAACTCGCTCTTATCCTTGTTAGCCCCGCTTACAGTTCCAGCAGTCCAGACATCCTTCAAAAGCTCGATTGTCGGCACCGCAACAACAAATTCTTTATTTTCGTCAATAAGTTTCTTTGTGTATCTCTGGTTACCTATCGCCACACCTAAAAGCTTTGGATTGAAGGAAAGCGGAACAACCCAATCAGCGGTCATCACATTCGGTTTCTCAACTCCCGCGACTATGAGATAAGTTCTCAGAGGATAGAGGTATTC
This genomic window contains:
- a CDS encoding flavin reductase family protein produces the protein MLEYLYPLRTYLIVAGVEKPNVMTADWVVPLSFNPKLLGVAIGNQRYTKKLIDENKEFVVAVPTIELLKDVWTAGTVSGANKDKSELLSLTFVKSEKVSTPSIKECQANLECRVVDAVQTGDHTFYVGEILHASEGDGFADGKPDIENYRFIMHASFGARFTTTDSKIIKP